Below is a window of Tolypothrix bouteillei VB521301 DNA.
GGCTGGTATAAATTCAGCAAACACGCGACCTTGGGGTAAAATCCGCTGGGGGAGATTTTTTACATAGTTTGTGGTATTCGTTGTACTAAATTTGGTTTTCTTTAACTTACTTCATTTGTGTATATGATGTTGCCGGGTTGGTTAACCCTTAGTCATTTTGTCATGCTTGGGCTACTCTTGGGTTTTGCGATTGTCCACAGTGGAGGAGCTGCCTTGCGTCCTTGGGCAGAAAAATACATCGGATGTAGGCTTTATCGCATTCTTTTTGCGCTAGCTAGCCTGCCATTAGCTGCGATCCTCATCGTTTACTTTTTTAACCACCGCTATGATGGTATAGAGCTTTGGAACTTCCAAGGCGTATCGGGCATAGCGCAATTGGTATGGGTGCTGTCGGCAATTTCGTTTTTCTTTTTATATCCTGCTACATTCAATCTACTAGAAATCGCTGCTATCCAAAAGCCCCAAGTTCATCTCTACGAGACTGGTATCATCCGCATCACTCGCCATCCGCAAATGGTGGGACAAGTTATTTGGTGTATCGCTCATACTCTTTGGCTCGGTACTAGTTTTACTCTTGTCACTTCGTTAGGGTTAGTGTTACACCATTTATTTGGGGTTTGGCATGGCGATCGCCGTTTGAGCGATCGTTATGGTGAAGCTTTTGAAAAAGTTAAACAGCGTACATCAATCTTTCCCTTAGCAGCTGTTATTGACAAACGTCAATCTCTCGTATGGCAGGAATTTTTGCGTCCGTCGTATGTGGGAATCATTATTTTCGTGCTGCTACTTTGGTGGTCGCATCCCTTGTTAATTGAAGCAACAGGCAAAATAAGGTTATGATTCTAACACAAACTTAAATTTCTACAGCAGTTAATTTGACACTTCTTCCACAAAATCATATTCAACTGCTACCAAATCAATGTAGGATGAAATGAGACCAGTACCTTTGTGAGGGTTTTCCTCTGTAGGAAACTGGCAAGCCCGATGGGCGAATTAGCTGTCAGTAGGGGGCGCTTAGTTTTGAAATTTTAAATTTAGCAGTTGTTAAACAATTACTAAATGGGGAAAAGACTTGATAAACAGCCATTTTCTCTTCTATAATCAGTAGATACTGGTTAAAATGGAAAAAAATAAGCCAAAAAAATAAACCAAAGTAGACAAGTACTTGAGAGATCTCAATTAAGTGTCAGGAACTCCAAAAGTTTAGCTCGTTCTCAAGCTATCTGTTTCTAGAGAATATCGTGTTCTAGACTTGGCTAGTTCAAGCTCCGAAAAACTCGATCGGACTACCACATCAAGGATTTTTTCTTCGTTGTTATGGTACGTTAAGTCATAGAATTAGAGTCCCTGTCCAAAGATACTTGCTAATTTGAGTACAAAAAAACTTGGCAAGCAAACGGCTAAGTAAATATTTTAGATGGCAGCGGGCAGTGTGAGCCGGTTAAAATTTTCTGGCATTTTACTGGTTGTTCTCTAGTGACACAAATTGTATCTGTGCTGAATTTATTGCATGGTCGTGACACTACTGCTCCTCCTGCTGACAGCTTAGTTGATAACAAAAGTGTTTACTTCTAGAGGCATCATGGTGTTGTCGGTAAGTGAGCGGACATTTACTCAAGAAGTTTTAGAATCTCCAATTCCTGTTTTAGTCAATTTTGAAGCACCTTGGTGTGGTTTGTGTAAAATTATTCAGCCGTTACTGTTGCAGTTTAAATCGCAATGCGGAGACCAAATTAAATTGGTTGGCATCAATGCTGATGATAACTTCAAACTAGCGACTACTTATCGACTCAAATCACTACCAACTCTACTTTTAATAGAAAACGGTACAGTCAGGCAGCGTTTAGAAGGTTTTCGCGGGCGAGAAGATTTGCTTCAAGCCTTAGAAGAAATCAAAATCTGCTACGTCAATCGACCCAAAAGCTACCAAAAATCAAAAGTAGCTGATTTAAATTATAGGTCAGCGTAGCTAGTTGGTTGGTTGGTCGTTAGTTGTTAGTTGTTAGTTGTTAAAAAAGCTACTAACTACTAACAACTAATTCATGAGTAAAAAAACATACTAACCACTAACCACCAACCACTAACCGCTAACCAAAATATAAAACCAAGCTTAATTACCCCACCCAATTACTGTCGGGTGGGGTATTTTATCAAAGAGGGTGTGTGTCACAATTATTAACAGTTCCGACAAATTAATCAACAAAAGGACGAAGTATGAAGTATGAAGGATGAAGGGTGAAGAATAGACATAGCGAGCTCAGCCTCAATCGTTGATACTTTATCCTTTACACTTCACACTTCTTTAAGTCAAGAATTCTAAAAGTAGGCGTCAGTGATGGAAGTAATCTATCAGTATGCATGGCTGATTCCAGTATTGCCACTTCTTGGGGCAATGCTGGTCGGTCTGGGGTTACTCTCGTTGAATCAGGTAACTAACAGCTTGCGAAAGTTAAATGCGTCACTCATCATATCCTTAATGGGAGCCGCGATGGGTCTTTCGTTTGCTTTGTTATGGAGTCAAATTCAAGGACACCCCTCTTACACCCGTACCTTAGAATGGGCTGCAGCAGGTAATTTTCACCTGACCATGGGTTATACTATTGACCATCTGGCAGCCCTGATGCTAGTTATTGTGACCACTGTAGCCTTCTTGGTTATGGTTTATACAGATGGTTACATGGCCCACGATCCTGGATATGTCCGGTTTTACGCCTATCTCAGCTTGTTTGGTTCCTCAATGTTGGGTTTGGTAGTCAGCCCCAACTTAGTACAGGTTTATATCTTCTGGGAACTCGTTGGGATGTGTTCCTACCTATTGGTCGGTTTTTGGTACGATCGCAAAGCAGCAGCAGATGCGTGTCAGAAAGCGTTTGTGACCAACCGCGTAGGAGACTTTGGATTGCTGCTAGGCATTCTAGGGCTGTTCTGGGCAACGGGAAGCTTTGATTTTGATGTGATGGGCATTCGTCTTGGAGAACTCGTTCAGAACGGTTCTTTAAGCAATTTGCTTGCCATATTGTTTGCGATTTTAGTTTTCCTAGGCCCGGTTGCTAAATCTGCCCAATTCCCGCTTCACGTGTGGTTACCAGATGCGATGGAAGGTCCAACTCCCATCTCAGCCCTGATCCATGCAGCAACAATGGTGGCAGCAGGCGTTTTCCTAGTTGCCCGGATGTACCCAGTTTTTGAACACGTTCCTGCGGCAATGAATGTCATTGCCTACACCGGAGCATTCACAGCATTTTTGGGTGCGACAATTGCGATTACTCAAAACGACATCAAAAAAGGTCTGGCATATTCCACAATCTCCCAATTAGGTTACATGGTAATGGCAATGGGAGTAGGTGCATACACCGCAGGGCTGTTTCACCTCATGACCCACGCCTACTTCAAGGCGATGCTGTTCCTTGGTTCCGGTTCCGTCATTCACGGTATGGAAGGAGTCGTCGGACACGATCCGGCTTTAGCACAAGATGTCCGGTTGATGGGTGGGCTGCGGAAGTATATGCCAGTTACGGCAATCACCTTTTTAATTGGTTGCTTGGCAATTGCCGGTGTTCCGCCCTTTGCTGGTTTCTGGTCAAAAGACGAAATCCTTGGGGCAGCCTTTAACGCGAATCCGCTTCTGTGGTTTGTGGGATGGCTGACTGCGGGAATCACCGCTTTTTATATGTTCCGGATGTACCTAACCACTTTTGAAGGAAAATTCCGGGGCAATCAAACTGATAAGTGGGAAAAACTCAAGTCCCCAATCGGGATGGCACTCGTGGCTGGGTTCGATACAAAACGTGCTTTTGGTCCCGGTGCAATGACAACAGGAGAACTCGAAGATTCTTCCAAACACCAGCACGATAACCACGGACACGACGCACACGGTCACGGACACAGCGAATATCCCCATGAATCACCGTGGACAATGACCCTGCCATTAGTTGTTTTGGCATTTCCTTCCATGCTCATTGGTTTGCTAGGGACTCCTTTTGCCAATTACTTTGAGGAGTTCATCTACTCTCCCAATGAAACATTAGAGGAAGTAGTAGAAAAAGCAGCTTCGTTCAACCCAACGGAGTTCTACATTATGGCAGGAAGTTCAGTAGGAATTTCCTTGATTGGAATTACTCTGGCTCTCCTAACATATTCCTGGGCTAAAATCAACCCCGTAGAGATAGCAGCAAAAGTAAAACCACTTTACGAGCTATCCCTCAACAAGTGGTACTTTGACGACATCTACCACCGCGTATTTGTCCTTGGTTTGCGCCGTCTGGCGAGACAAGTTATGGAAGTTGACTTCCGTGTAGTTGACGGTGCGGTAAACCTCACTGGATTTTTCACCCTCGTGAGTGGTGAAGGTCTAAAGTACTTAGAAAATGGTCGCGCTCAATTTTACGCCTTAATCGTTTTTGGGGCTGTGTTGGGCTTAGTGATTGTTTTTGGTGTCACTTAAAAATCTTTCAGTAAGTTTAGGGATTTCCCAGAAGTCTTTTGGGTGTTCGTGGCATAACCACACCCCCTCATCCTCGTTCCCAGGCTCCGCCTGGGAATGTGTATTTTGTAGGCTCAGCCTCGATTTCGTGGCACGAGGCGAAGCTTCCCGATCTGCATTCACAGGTTCTATCTGGGAACGAGAAAACGAGGAAATGTAAATTTATGTAAAGCCCTTAGCAATAGCAAATAACATTCTCACGTACTGATTTTATTAAATCAACCTAAGAATGAAGCGCAAAACCCGCAAAAACTGTTAGTAAATAGCTAGTAGTTGATAGCCGAACCTTATTGTTGCTGACTGACGACTTGTGATGAATACAGCAAATTTTCCATGGCTGACGACGATTATTCTTTTCCCGATAGCGGCGTCACTGCTAGTTCCCTTGATTCCTGATAAAGAAGGCAAAACAGTGCGCTGGTATGCCCTAATCGTAGGGTTGATAGATTTTGCATTGATTGTTTACGCTTTTTACAACGGATACGACTTCTCCAATCCAGACTTACAGTTATTTGAGAGTTACAGCTGGATTCCGCAACTCGGTTTGAATTGGTCGGTAGGGGCAGATGGTTTGTCTATGCCCCTTATTATTTTGACTGGATTCATTACCACACTGGCGATGCTAGCAGCATGGCCCGTGACGCTTAAGCCAAGGTTGTTTTACTTCTTGATGCTAGCGATGTACGGCGGACAGATTGCCGTATTCGCAGTACAGGATATACTCCTGTTTTTCTTGGTTTGGGAATTGGAATTGGTGCCAGTTTATATACTGCTTTCCATTTGGGGCGGTAAAAAACGGCAATATGCGGCAACCAAGTTTATTTTGTACACTGCAGGTGGTTCGCTGTTTATCTTGATTGCTGGTTTAACAATGGCATTTCACGGCGGTACTGTCACTTTTGACATGCAAGCGCTGGCTGCCAAAGATTATGCAATCAACCTGCAACTGTGGCTTTACGCTGCGTTTTTGATTGCTTATGCAGTCAAACTGCCAATTTTCCCTTTGCATACGTGGTTACCAGATGCTCACGGTGAAGCAACAGCCCCAGTACATATGTTGTTGGCTGGTGTTCTGTTGAAAATGGGCGGTTATGCTTTGATTCGCATGAATGCCCAAATGCTACCAGATGCCCATGTCATATTTGCTCCGGTGTTGGTGATTTTGGGTATTGTAAATATTATTTACGCTGCCCTCACATCATTTGCCCAACGCAATCTGAAACGGAAGATTGCCTACTCCTCAATTTCTCACATGGGCTTTGTGGCCATTGGTATTGCTTCCTTCACCGACTTGGGTTTGAATGGAGCCATGCTGCAAATGGTTTCTCACGGTTTGATTGGAGCGAGTTTGTTCTTCTTAGTGGGAGCCACTTACGATCGCACCCACACCCTCATGCTGGATGAAATGGGTGGTGTTGGGAAGAAAATGGGTAAGATGTTCGCCATGTGGACAACTTGTTCTTTGGCATCCCTAGCATTACCTGGAATGAGTGGTTTTGTCGCTGAGTTGATGATTTTTGTTGGGTTTTCCACCAGTGACGCCTATAACCCCACCTTTAAGGTTATTGTGGTGTTCTTGATGGCAGTAGGAGTTATTTTGACTCCGATTTATCTGCTGTCCATGCTGCGGGAAATTTTCTACGGCAAAGAGAACGAAGAATTAGTGGCTCATCAAAAACTGATCGATGCCGAACCCCGCGAAATCTTTATCATTGCCTGCTTGTTAGTACCAATTATCGGTATTGGATTGTATCCGAAGTTGCTAACTCAGGTCTACGATGCAAGCACCGTACAGCTAACAGCACGCTTGAGAGATTCCATACCCGCTTTGGCAGACGAAAAAGCGCCTGCGGTATCGTTTAATGCGCCTGCGATTGGAAATTAAATGTTCGATTTTCCATCAATTTGATGTTTAAGGCAGGGACAAAAACCTGCCTTTTTTTTGACTGCAAAATTTCTGGATTTGTAGGGCTGATGGGCGCGATCTAGCGATCGCTTACGTTAAGGCTCTCTGTTCTCAATTAGCTCTAGCTAAGGAGCTGTTAGCGAAATATCAAATATCTAAACCTTGGACTGATAATTCAGGTGGATGTTCTACAGTAAATTGGTAATATATCTCTTGCTTTGCTTCAGGTGCTAGAGTCAAAACCCATTCCAATATTCCCATCTCACCTAATTGAATTTGCGGATTGCTGCGAGTAAGGCGGGGTTTGATTTGCTCGTTACGGCTCACCGGTAGTTGTTCGGTAAGTTTTAACAATATTTCTTGATGCAATAAGTTAGTAATTATAATCCGATAACCGTAAGTAATCCTGCGATTGTTACCTATTAACTTTTTATCGACCTGACGCTCAACTAACTCACGTTCGATGTTTAAACTTTCATCAATACCTAAGTTCAGTTTGAACTCTTGATCGGGTGCAGTATTTTTTAATCGAGTTGTTCCTACAAAAGTATTGTCACGAAAAATATTTGCTTTGCCTGCTAGTAAAGTTGCTCCATTTGTGCTGTTGCTTGCGTTTGCTTGTAAATAGGCAAAACTTACCAAACGGGGTGTGGCTACATACTCAAATTGACAGGGATAATCATCGTTGAAAATTGTCGTTTTATGAGGTGCGCCGTCACTGGGAATGTGACCGCTATTATTTAATTTAAAATTAACTGCACTTCCTTGTCTGGAAATTTCTGCTACCGCGCTTTCGGCGTCAACAAAGTTTTCTTGCGATCGCTCGGTGTCGTTATGATTATTTTCTGGAGTAGGTGATGCCATAGCGGCTCCCGGTGTCAGTCGGTGCATGGCTCTTGGACGCAAGAGATTTTCAGGGGGACTAGATACATCTATAAACCAAGGTTCTGGTTTGGGTGGAAGCGTTCCCAGCCCTGGTTTTGCTGTAGAGAGGGTTAAATCCACACAATTCCAATCTTCTCCAGTACTTTGGCTGACTTCTGCTAAGTAATTGAGGTTGAGGAAACGGCTGTTGGTATTGACCGTTAAATCGTAAAGTGGAACCCAGGTTGCACGACGAACGATGTAGGACACTTCTAATTCAAAATCACCCGCACCTTCCGGTTCTACCGCTACGGTCAAGCAAAAATTTTCTTGAG
It encodes the following:
- a CDS encoding NnrU family protein, with translation MMLPGWLTLSHFVMLGLLLGFAIVHSGGAALRPWAEKYIGCRLYRILFALASLPLAAILIVYFFNHRYDGIELWNFQGVSGIAQLVWVLSAISFFFLYPATFNLLEIAAIQKPQVHLYETGIIRITRHPQMVGQVIWCIAHTLWLGTSFTLVTSLGLVLHHLFGVWHGDRRLSDRYGEAFEKVKQRTSIFPLAAVIDKRQSLVWQEFLRPSYVGIIIFVLLLWWSHPLLIEATGKIRL
- a CDS encoding thioredoxin family protein, producing the protein MVLSVSERTFTQEVLESPIPVLVNFEAPWCGLCKIIQPLLLQFKSQCGDQIKLVGINADDNFKLATTYRLKSLPTLLLIENGTVRQRLEGFRGREDLLQALEEIKICYVNRPKSYQKSKVADLNYRSA
- a CDS encoding NAD(P)H-quinone oxidoreductase subunit 5 — its product is MLVGLGLLSLNQVTNSLRKLNASLIISLMGAAMGLSFALLWSQIQGHPSYTRTLEWAAAGNFHLTMGYTIDHLAALMLVIVTTVAFLVMVYTDGYMAHDPGYVRFYAYLSLFGSSMLGLVVSPNLVQVYIFWELVGMCSYLLVGFWYDRKAAADACQKAFVTNRVGDFGLLLGILGLFWATGSFDFDVMGIRLGELVQNGSLSNLLAILFAILVFLGPVAKSAQFPLHVWLPDAMEGPTPISALIHAATMVAAGVFLVARMYPVFEHVPAAMNVIAYTGAFTAFLGATIAITQNDIKKGLAYSTISQLGYMVMAMGVGAYTAGLFHLMTHAYFKAMLFLGSGSVIHGMEGVVGHDPALAQDVRLMGGLRKYMPVTAITFLIGCLAIAGVPPFAGFWSKDEILGAAFNANPLLWFVGWLTAGITAFYMFRMYLTTFEGKFRGNQTDKWEKLKSPIGMALVAGFDTKRAFGPGAMTTGELEDSSKHQHDNHGHDAHGHGHSEYPHESPWTMTLPLVVLAFPSMLIGLLGTPFANYFEEFIYSPNETLEEVVEKAASFNPTEFYIMAGSSVGISLIGITLALLTYSWAKINPVEIAAKVKPLYELSLNKWYFDDIYHRVFVLGLRRLARQVMEVDFRVVDGAVNLTGFFTLVSGEGLKYLENGRAQFYALIVFGAVLGLVIVFGVT
- the ndhD1 gene encoding photosynthetic/respiratory NAD(P)H-quinone oxidoreductase subunit D1, with translation MNTANFPWLTTIILFPIAASLLVPLIPDKEGKTVRWYALIVGLIDFALIVYAFYNGYDFSNPDLQLFESYSWIPQLGLNWSVGADGLSMPLIILTGFITTLAMLAAWPVTLKPRLFYFLMLAMYGGQIAVFAVQDILLFFLVWELELVPVYILLSIWGGKKRQYAATKFILYTAGGSLFILIAGLTMAFHGGTVTFDMQALAAKDYAINLQLWLYAAFLIAYAVKLPIFPLHTWLPDAHGEATAPVHMLLAGVLLKMGGYALIRMNAQMLPDAHVIFAPVLVILGIVNIIYAALTSFAQRNLKRKIAYSSISHMGFVAIGIASFTDLGLNGAMLQMVSHGLIGASLFFLVGATYDRTHTLMLDEMGGVGKKMGKMFAMWTTCSLASLALPGMSGFVAELMIFVGFSTSDAYNPTFKVIVVFLMAVGVILTPIYLLSMLREIFYGKENEELVAHQKLIDAEPREIFIIACLLVPIIGIGLYPKLLTQVYDASTVQLTARLRDSIPALADEKAPAVSFNAPAIGN
- a CDS encoding mucoidy inhibitor MuiA family protein yields the protein MTAVETEIVAVTVYTDRALVTRRGVVTLTGLERELIVNKLPDTLDAESVRVSGRGKVAVRLSQVSVERVFSSEPATTRLVQLKGQIQQMEAEYRFLEAQIHALDLQSKFLEGLREKTEEPFAQSLSRKNLSSSETLDFLNFLGSQYAEYAIATGDYKVQQQELDKQLEILRQQVQQIQTSHAQENFCLTVAVEPEGAGDFELEVSYIVRRATWVPLYDLTVNTNSRFLNLNYLAEVSQSTGEDWNCVDLTLSTAKPGLGTLPPKPEPWFIDVSSPPENLLRPRAMHRLTPGAAMASPTPENNHNDTERSQENFVDAESAVAEISRQGSAVNFKLNNSGHIPSDGAPHKTTIFNDDYPCQFEYVATPRLVSFAYLQANASNSTNGATLLAGKANIFRDNTFVGTTRLKNTAPDQEFKLNLGIDESLNIERELVERQVDKKLIGNNRRITYGYRIIITNLLHQEILLKLTEQLPVSRNEQIKPRLTRSNPQIQLGEMGILEWVLTLAPEAKQEIYYQFTVEHPPELSVQGLDI